A window of the Halolamina sp. CBA1230 genome harbors these coding sequences:
- a CDS encoding ImmA/IrrE family metallo-endopeptidase has protein sequence MTTTSDASVSFDQTDTRSDEMNSTIEQWIDDLVAGVDDAQASAEFQEWLDVQSRFHDYSYRNTLLIKQQCPEATRVAGYRTWQEEFDRHVQESESAIWIWAPIITKQCPECENSPSYHKDSDCEYDETPPEEWSEGLVGFKPAPVFDVSQTEGEPLPDLDTEATGDAGDLVSQLTAAADELGVTVRIVSEAEWTHGEAKGICEQLSLIDMQPLVEVRDRENEADLARTLIHEYAHALLHFDVDDDTERSKREVEAEAVAYVVGRYCGLDTSGSAFYLAAWESDDPEIVRERLGRISRTAEELIDVLESESSSQPS, from the coding sequence ATGACTACGACCAGTGACGCGTCGGTCTCCTTCGACCAGACCGACACGCGATCCGACGAGATGAACAGCACGATCGAACAGTGGATCGACGACCTCGTCGCTGGCGTCGACGACGCGCAGGCCAGCGCGGAGTTCCAAGAATGGCTCGATGTCCAGAGTCGGTTCCACGACTACTCCTATCGGAACACCCTCCTGATCAAGCAGCAGTGCCCCGAGGCGACCCGCGTGGCGGGCTACCGGACGTGGCAGGAGGAGTTCGACCGCCACGTTCAGGAGAGCGAGTCGGCCATCTGGATCTGGGCGCCGATCATCACCAAGCAGTGCCCGGAATGCGAGAACTCGCCGAGCTACCACAAGGACAGTGACTGTGAGTACGACGAGACGCCACCCGAGGAGTGGTCCGAGGGCCTGGTCGGGTTCAAGCCCGCGCCGGTGTTCGATGTCTCCCAGACCGAGGGCGAGCCGCTTCCCGACCTGGACACGGAAGCGACCGGCGACGCTGGCGATCTGGTTTCCCAACTGACTGCTGCCGCTGATGAGCTCGGCGTGACGGTGCGAATCGTTTCAGAAGCGGAGTGGACCCACGGCGAGGCGAAGGGCATCTGCGAGCAGTTGAGCCTCATCGACATGCAACCGCTCGTCGAGGTGCGTGATCGGGAGAACGAGGCTGACCTTGCGCGGACGCTGATTCACGAGTACGCGCACGCCCTGCTCCACTTCGACGTCGACGACGACACCGAACGGTCGAAACGCGAAGTGGAGGCCGAGGCGGTCGCGTACGTCGTCGGGCGGTACTGTGGGTTGGACACCAGCGGGTCGGCGTTCTACCTCGCTGCGTGGGAGTCGGACGATCCCGAGATCGTTCGCGAGCGCCTCGGACGGATCAGTCGGACAGCAGAGGAACTCATCGACGTTCTCGAGAGCGAATCCTCGTCCCAACCCAGTTAA
- a CDS encoding MarR family transcriptional regulator: MLRRIELEVLATVDRGDTISDLATKLDHSESYLSRAVGDLVEKGLVYTERDGRRKRVIPSDARAVERYQDLVRQHSHIDFPELLTGKTLEVLYYLDQPRTVSEIADRSDNYRNTVNRVLKRFRDRGLVGTANGHYEFNADFDRLHEFARELAHHLHRQHLEAVAPKGTILWEDYDEFLAQAETEIDAEAFHETGLARFAAFDIQFLLTGHRYYFYSRELDVVSPAELCCHTLLIDDGSRHRSYCLLLLSHVDVDEEDLREQAVKYDLEDEIDALLCYLETHGEVDDGRLPEWDEFQELAADYEVPLPQ; encoded by the coding sequence GTGCTCCGGCGCATCGAACTCGAGGTCCTCGCCACGGTCGACCGCGGCGACACGATCTCTGACCTCGCGACGAAGCTCGACCACAGCGAGAGCTACCTCTCTCGTGCCGTCGGCGACCTCGTCGAGAAGGGGCTCGTCTACACGGAACGCGACGGCCGCCGAAAACGAGTCATCCCTTCGGATGCTCGCGCCGTCGAACGCTACCAGGACCTCGTCCGCCAGCACTCCCATATCGACTTCCCCGAACTGCTGACCGGGAAGACACTCGAGGTGCTGTACTACCTCGACCAGCCGCGAACCGTCTCCGAGATCGCCGACCGGAGCGACAACTACCGCAACACAGTCAACCGCGTGCTCAAGCGGTTTCGCGACCGTGGTCTCGTCGGGACGGCCAACGGCCACTACGAGTTCAACGCCGACTTCGACCGCCTCCACGAGTTCGCACGTGAACTCGCCCACCATCTGCATCGCCAGCACCTCGAAGCCGTCGCCCCGAAGGGGACGATTCTCTGGGAGGACTACGATGAATTCCTCGCCCAGGCCGAGACGGAGATCGACGCGGAGGCGTTCCACGAAACCGGCCTCGCTCGATTCGCAGCCTTCGACATCCAGTTCCTGCTTACCGGCCACCGCTACTACTTTTACTCCAGGGAGCTCGACGTAGTCTCGCCGGCGGAGCTCTGCTGTCACACCCTCTTGATCGACGACGGCAGCCGCCACCGCTCGTACTGTCTCCTCCTGCTCAGCCACGTCGATGTCGACGAGGAGGACCTTCGAGAGCAGGCGGTGAAGTATGACCTTGAAGACGAAATCGACGCCTTGCTCTGCTACCTCGAGACACACGGCGAGGTCGACGACGGCCGGCTCCCGGAGTGGGACGAGTTCCAGGAGCTGGCGGCTGACTACGAGGTGCCACTACCACAATGA
- a CDS encoding universal stress protein → MPDNVLVALDGSLLVERALTYALETLPDAALTTIFVINPIDSVIDVEAAGLPVAEDWYDTAQERVTEIHTTAMDLAAEHEIVLDTVTEVGKPARGILDYAADNGIDQIVMGSHGRSGLDRTFLGSVAETVTRRAQIPVTILR, encoded by the coding sequence ATGCCCGACAACGTCCTCGTCGCTTTGGACGGCTCCCTGCTCGTCGAGCGTGCGCTTACGTACGCACTCGAGACTCTCCCGGACGCCGCTCTCACCACGATTTTCGTCATCAACCCGATTGACTCGGTGATCGATGTAGAGGCCGCTGGCTTGCCAGTCGCAGAGGACTGGTACGATACCGCCCAGGAGCGGGTGACCGAGATTCACACGACTGCGATGGATCTCGCGGCGGAACACGAAATTGTGCTCGATACTGTCACTGAAGTTGGGAAACCAGCGCGAGGGATTCTCGACTACGCTGCCGACAACGGCATCGACCAGATCGTTATGGGTAGCCACGGTCGATCAGGCCTAGACCGGACGTTCCTCGGAAGTGTCGCCGAGACAGTCACTCGCCGAGCACAGATCCCGGTAACCATCCTTAGATGA